Part of the Longimicrobium sp. genome is shown below.
GGGATCGCCCGGCGCCTTCAGGTACTTCGCAAAGATGTAGGGCCAGGGGAGCACGAGAGGAACCAGCACGAGCCCCAGGACGCAAGAGAAGAGCGTGTCCGAGGTGCCCGCGTCCAGGCGGCCGGCAGACCAGAGGGGGAGACCGAAGGCCGCGACCCAGATGCACTTCCACGCGAGCTCAAAGAGCAGCAGCGGCATCATCCTCACCGGGTAGCGCACGCCCAGGGCACACAGGAGCGTCAGCGCCCCGAGCATGGCCCATACGACGCCGCGCATGTGCTCCGGCATCTTGGGCGAGGCGAGGATCAACGGCCAGATCTGGAGCCCCATCAGCACGGCGATGAGCAGGTACATCGCCCGCAGCAGGTTGAGGCGCAAGGTGGATAGTTCGTGCATGGTATGCTCCTTCGCCCCTGTGTTGGATTGGGCGGATGATGAGGTCGGCGTGGCGATGGGGACGGATGCCCCCGACGCCGGTGGGTAGGCGGCGGCACTCATGGTTGCGCCGGGTCCGAGCCGTCGCTGAACGCGAGCAGGTCGCCGGGCTGGCACTCCAGCGCCTCGCAGATCGCCTCCAGCGTGGAGAAGCGGACCGCGCGCGCCTTGCCGGTCTTGAGGATCGACAGGTTGGCGAGCGTGATCCCGACGCGCTCGGAGAGCTCCGTGAGCGTCATCCGGCGCGCGTAGAGGACGTCGTCGAGCTTGACGATGATCGGCATGTCAGACCGTCCCCTGCAGGTCGTCGCGCATGAGGGCGCCCTGCTCGAAGACGCGGGCGAGCACGAAGAGCAGCAGCACCGCGATCCAGCGCGTGAAGGAGAAGCTCCAATCGACGTCGAGCGGCTGCTCCCTGGAGGACACGCTGGACGCGATGACACCGACGCCGAGATGCAGGATCTCCAACCCGAGCACCGCCCACGCCATCGTCCGCAGACGCATCGCGTTCTCCACCACGAACGGGTCCGACCGGCCTACCGTATCCACCAGCGCCAGGAGGCGCGTGAGGACGACGTGCCCGAGGGGGACCATGACGACCCCGATCGCCATGATGAGGCGCATGCCCGCGATCAGCGCCGCGTTTTCCTCCGTGGGCGGTACACCGAGCGCCCCGATCACCGGCGTCTCGGCCACAAGCGTGGCGATCAGCAGCGCCAGGACCAGGAAGCCGACCAGCAGGTTCAGGGCGATCAGTGCCCGGAGGGCTCGCCGGGTGAATCCGAGGGCACCGGGGTTCGGTCGGGGCACGAGTCCTGTCCTCCGTTGAAGCTTGAAATGGTTACATCTCGATTATCAATAACTAGAATATTGATTACCGTCAATAGCCACATCGCTTTCTGGTAAGAACGTGTTGGTATGGGGACAAGGAAGCGCCCCTGCCGCGGACGAGCGCGGCAGGGGCGATGTGCATTCGATGAGCGACTGGAGCTTACCGTCGCGAAGCGTCGCGGAGGTGCTGAAGGGCTTCCCAGCCGCGGCCGGCATCGAGGGCGGCGCCGGCGGAGGTGATGCCTTCTTCGAGCGAGGCCACCTGTCCGGAGACGTAGATTGCGGCGCCGGCGTTGAGTACGACCGCGGCGCGCGCCACGCCCCCCGTCTCGCCGCGCAGCACCGAGACGACGGTGCGGACGTTGTCCTGCGGATCGCCACCCTCGAGGCCCCTTGCGGTGAAGGGCTCCCAGCCGAGAGTGGCGGGGTCGAAGGTGCGGCGGGTGACGGTGCCGGCGTTCACTTCCAGGATCTCGGTGGTGCCGATGGGGCTCACCTCGTCGAGGCCCGGCTGCCCGTGGACGACCAGCGCGCGCTCGTGCCCCAGCTCCGCGAGGGCGCCCGCGATCAGCTCGAGGAGCGCGGGGTCGGAGACGCCCACCACCTGGCGACGCGCGCCGGCGGGGTTGGTGACGGGGCCCAGGACGTTCATCAGCGTCGGCATCCCCAGTTCGCGGCGGATGGGGCCCACGTGCTTCATGGCCGGGTGATGGAGCGGCGCGAACATGAAGACGATGCCGCACTCCTCCAGCACCTGCGCCTCGCGGTCCGGCGGCAGGTCCAGCCGCACGCCGAGCGCCTCCAGCACGTCGGCGCTGCCGCAGCGGGAGGTGAAGGAGCGGTTGCCGTGCTTCGCCACCCGCACCCCCGCCCCGGCGGCCACCAGCGCCGCCGCGGTGGAGATGTTGAAGGTGGTGATCGCGCCGCCGCCCGTGCCGCAGGTGTCCACCAGCCCCGCCGCGTCGGTGGGAACCGGGATCATCGCACGGCGCAGCGCGCGCACGCCCCCCGCCACTTCGCTGGAGACGGCGCCGCGCACGCGGATGGCGACCAGGAGCGCGGCCATCTGCACGGGGGTCGCGCGCCCCTCCATAACCTCGTTGAAGGCGCGCTCCGCCTCGTCCGCGCTCAGCGGCCGGGTGGCCGCGGCGCGGATCAGCGCCCCCAGGTCGTCGGCGGAGACCGTGTCTGGAGTCGTCATCCGGCCACCTGGGACACGTGCTCCGCCAGGCCGACGCAGAGCGCCACCAGCCGGAGCCGTTCCACCTCGTAGTCGTGCACCGTACTCGAGCGGAAGTGGGTGATGTCAAGCACCCCGGAAGGTGCCTGCGGCACACCAGTGTGGAAGGGATCGTTGAATGATGCCGCAGGCGCCGTTCCGTGTCAATCGGGGAGTGCGCGCACCTTTCGGCTCACCGCCCGGATGGACGCTGTTGCTGAGGGATGGTGGCGCGCCAGGGCCGCACATTTCATCGCCCTTGTGATCCGGCCGTTCTGGATGCAACCTTGCGCCCGAGATGGCAGGCGTTTCGGCGCGCCTGCCACATGCGCGCCCCGGGCCCGCGGCGCGAAAGACCAAACAGGGGCAGGAGCGGCTCCGATGATCAACTCGTCCCACCCGATGAACGCGGTGTCCGCGGCGCTGGTGCTGTGCATGTCGCCGATCCTCCTGCTCCTGGGGATCGTAGGCTCGCTGGCGGACACGGGCGAGATGCGCGGCGTGTTCATCATGATGGCCTTCGCGGGCCTGGTCCTGCTGCTCAGCGGCATCCACATGCTGGTGAAGTGGCGGCGCGCCGTCGTCGATGAGACCGCGCACCAGAACGCCATCCGCGCGGCCGTCGGCTCGCGTCCCACCGCCCCCGCACCTCCACACGCCCCGCAAACGGCGCCCGCCGTGGCCGCGCGCCCGGGCGCCGTGGCACCCGATCCTGTCCCGCTCACACTCCCCAGCGGCGAGCGGGTGCTGGCGCACTGGGTGTACGAGCCGGGCGAATGGAGCGGCTACACCACCGCCGAGGTGAAGCGGCGCAAGGGGGAGTGGGTCGGCGGCACCATCGTCATCATGGTGGCGGGTCTCGTGAGCAGCAGCGGCGGCGGCCAGGAGGGGAGGACGATGCTCATGGCCACCGCGATACTGGCGGTGATAATCCTGGTGGGCGGGATGCTGATGGCGAAGGGCGACCACCAGGCGAACGTCTCGGGCCCCGGCGAGGCCATCATCACCCCCTCGGCCATCATGCTCAACGGCCGCTACCACGTGCTGCGGAACGACACCTACCGCTTCCAGGGCGTGCGCTTCGACGAGGCGGCGACGCCTCCCCAGCTCGAGTTCACCATCGGCTGGAGCACCCGCTCCGGCCCTGCTCGCGACAACATCCGCATCCCCGTTCCCGCGGGCCGCGAGGAGGAGGCGCGGGAAGTGGTCGCCCTCTTCTCCCGCCGCTGAGCCTCCGCGGCCAGCTATTGCTGAGTCGAGACGGGAGATGCGCTTGACAGCACCGGGCGCGCGGGTAGCTTTCGCCGCGTGAACGCCCCTGACTTCCACCGCATCCGCCTCACCCTCCACTACGACGGGCGCGAGTTCCACGGCTGGCAGGTGCAGCCGGGGCAGCGCACGGTGCAGGGCGAGGTCGAGCGCGTCCTCACCCGCCTGCTGGACCGGCCGTCGCAGGTGGTGGGGTCGGGGCGCACCGACCGCGGAGTGCACGCCACCGGGCAGGTGGCCGCCTGCGACGTCCCGCTCAAGTGGACGCCGCACGCCCTTCGCCGCGCCCTCAACGCGCTGCTGCCGGGCGACGTGTGGGTGGCCGAAGCCGATTCCGCGCTCCCCGGCTTCCACCCGCGCTACGACGCCGCCGCCCGTTCGTACCTGTATCGCGTGGGGCTCTCCCCCGAGGCCGACTCTCCCTTCCGCTCCCCCTGGTGCTGGCCGCTCGCCCGCCCCGTGGACCTGGGCGCGATGGAGCGCGCCGCGGCCGCCATCGTGGGCGAGCACTCCTTTCTGCGCTTCGCCAAGGCCGGGCAGGAGGAGCGCGGCGACCGCTGCATCGTCAGCGAGGCGCGCTGGGAGCCGTGGGAGGGGGTGGGGCTCAAGTTCCACGTGACCGCCAACCGCTTCCTCCACCACATGGTGCGCTACCTGGTGGGGACGCTGGTGGACATCGGGCTCGGGGAGCGCCCGGAAGGGGACATGGCCGCGCTCCTGGAGCAGCGCGAGGGGCTGGAAACCTCGCCCCCCGCGCCGCCGGAAGGGCTCTTCCTCGCCGCCGTCACCTATCCACCGAACGCGGGGGCGGAGCGCAGGCCGCGCGGCCCCCGCCTGGTTCCGTCCTAGACAGAAGGCCCATGGCATCCGACCGCTACTCCAATCCGCTGACCGAGCGCTACGCCTCGGCCGAGATGAGCCTGATCTTCTCGCCGCGGTTCAAGTTCGGCACCTGGCGGCGGCTCTGGCTGGCGCTGGCGGAGGCGGAGAAGGAGCTGGGCCTCCCCATCCCCGACGAGGCGATCGAGGCGCTGCGGGCCAATCTGGACAACGTGGACACGAAGCGCGCCGCCGAGCTGGAGCGCGAGCTGCGCCACGACGTGATGGCGCACGTCCACCACCTGGGCGAACAGGCGCCGGCCGCGCGCGCCATCATCCACCTGGGCGCCACCAGCGCGTACGTGGGCGACAACACGGACCTGATCCAGCACCGCGAGGCGCTGAAGCTGGTGCGCGCCCGCCTCGTGGCCACCGTGGCGGCGCTGGCCGAGTTCGCGCGCGAGCACCGGTCCCTGGCCACGCTGGGCTTCACCCACTTCCAGCCGGCGCAGCCCACCACGGTCGGCAAGCGCGCCACGCTCTGGATCCAGGACCTGCTGCTGGACCTGGAGGAGGTTGAGTTCCGCCTGGACACCCTGCGCTTCCGCGGCGTGCGCGGCACCACGGGGACGCAGGCGTCGTTCATGGACCTGTTCGAGGGCGACGGCGAGCGGGTGGAGCGCCTCAACCGGCTGGTGGCGCGGAAGATGGGCTTCGACAAGGTATACGGCGTCACCGGGCAGACGTACACGCGCAAGACGGACGCATCGTGCCTGGCGACGCTGGCGGGGATCGCGGAGAGCGCCTCCAAGTTCGCCAACGACATGCGCCTGCTGGGGCACCTCAAGGAGGTGGAGGAGCCGTTCGAGGAGCACCAGATCGGCTCGTCGGCCATGCCTTACAAGCGCAACCCCATGCGCAGCGAGCGGATCAACGCGCTGGCCCGCCACGTCATCGTCCTCTCGCTGGACCCGGCCTTCACCGCGGCCTCGCAGTGGTTCGAGCGCACGCTGGACGACTCGGCCAACAAGCGGATCGCAGTCCCCGAGGCGTACCTGGGGACGGACTCGGTGCTCCTGCTGATGCACAACGTCGCGGGCGGGATGGTGGTGCACCCGATGATGATCCACCGACGCCTGATGGAGGAGCTCCCCTTCATGGCGACGGAGAACCTGATGATGCGCGCCGCCAAGCGCGGCGGCGACCGCCAGGAGCTGCACGAGCGCGTCCGAAAGCACTCCGTCGCCGCGGGCCACCGCATCAAGGCCGAGGGCCTCTCCAACGACCTCCTCGACCGCATCGCCGCCGACGGCGCGTTCGGCGTCACGCGCGAGGAGCTGGAGGAGGACCTGCGCCCCGAGCTGTACGTGGGCCGCGCTCCGGAGCAGGTGGACGAGTTCCTCGCGGAGTGGGTGGAGCCGGTGCTGGCGCGGTATCCGGAGGCGGGGAGCGGGGCGGTGCCGGAGCTGCGGGTGTAGGGGGCCCTCACCCCCCCAGCCCCCCTCTCCCGATAACAGGAGAGGCTGGCGCCTCTTTTTATCGAGGGAGGGGGGAGCGTTCGGTGCGGTTCGGCGGGCGGCGGTGCGGGGGCGGGCACGGGCGGCCACGCGGGGCCGCCCCTACACGGGTGGGCGCGTTGTGCCGCGGCCGAGGCGCGCAGAGGGGTGGGCAGACCCCCTACCGGTTTGGCGCGCCGGGCGGCGATCGAGATGGGGCGAGGGCGGGCGCGATGAATCGCGCCCCTACCAGATCTGCGCGCGCCCCAACGACATACGCCCCCTCGCCCGATAACGTGAGGGCGCAGCCCTCTCCTGTTATCGAGAGAGGGGGCAGTCGAGTGTAACGGGACGGGGGTGAGGGCCCTCCCCCCCCGACACCCCCCGTCCGTTTCCGCGTACCCCACCCGGTCTGGCCCACCGCCGGCCCAGCCGCACGCGGCACCACATCCTGCCCCACCCACAGTACCTATGAGCCACACACTGCTGCTGGAAGGCGTGTCCAAGCGCTATTCCGGGCACACCGCGGTCGACAACCTTTCCCTGGCGGTGCCGCCGGGGACCATCTACGGCATCCTGGGGCCCAACGGCGCGGGGAAGTCCACCACGCTGCGCATGGTGATGAACATCATCATCCGCGACTCCGGAACCATCTCGCTGCTCGGCGCCGATCCGGAAAAGGATCGCTCCGTGCTGCGCCGCGTCGGCTTCCTGCCCGAGGAGCGCGGGCTCTACAAGAAGATGACGGTGCTGGACGTGATCGTCTTCTTCGCGCAGATCAAGGGCGTCGAAGTGAAGCAGGCGCGCGCCGAGGCCGGCCGCTGGCTGGAGCGGATGAGCCTGGGCGACTGGCGCGGCGCCAAGGTGGAGACGCTCTCCAAGGGGATGCAGCAAAAGGTGCAGTTCATCGCCACCGTCATCCACCAGCCCGAGCTCCTGATCCTGGACGAGCCGCAGTCTGGGCTCGATCCGGTCAACCAGGAGGTGCTGCGCGACACCATCCTCCAGCACCGCAAGGACGGCAAGACGGTCATCTTCAGCACGCACAACATGGAGCAGGCGGAGCAGCTCTGCGAGCACGTATGCATCATTGCGCAGGGACGCAAGGTGCTGGACGGGCGGCTGCGCGACATCCGCCGCGAGAACATGGGGAACGCGTACCGCGTGCAGTTCGAGGGCGAGTCGCCGGCGGCGGAGGCGTTCATGGCGGCCGGGCGCTTCGGGGCGGCGGCGCGCGAGGGGGAGGAGTGGAGGCTGGAACTGGCGCCGGGCACCGACACACGCGCCCTGCTCGCCGCCCTCAACGACCTGGACGCGCCGCTCGTCCGCTTCCAGCGCGAGGAGCCCTCGCTGCACGACATCTTCGTCAGCCGCGTGGCCGGTGCCGCGCAGACCCGCCGCGTTGAGGTAGCCCATGTCTAACGTCTGGATCGTACTGAAGCGCGAGTTCATGGAGCGGGTGAGGACGAAGAGCTTCCTCCTCGCCACCTTTCTCTTCCCCATCTTCATCATCGGCTTAAACGTCCTTCCGCACCTGATGAGCGGGGAGGAGACCGTGCGGCACGTGGTGGTGGTGGACGAGGCGCCCCCCGGGATGGCGCAGATGGTGGTCGCCTCGCTCACGCCCGAGCGGGAAGGGCGCAGCTACAGGCTGGAGGTGGTGCGGCAGCCGCTCGCGCAGGTGCAGGCGGGGCTCCGCGAGCGCATCACCCGCAAGGAGATCGACGGCTACCTCCACCTGCCGGCCGACGTGGTGACGAGCAGCCAGGTGGCGTACCGCGCTCGCAACGTTTCCAATCTGGACGTGATGTCGGACATCCGCCGCGCGGCTTCGCAGGCGGTGCAGGAGACGCGGCTGCGCACGGCCGGCCTGCAGGCCACCGACGTCCGCGCGCTGCTCCGCCCGGTGGAAGTGAGCACCGCGCGCGTCACCGCGACGGGCGAGGAGGGGGGGAGCGCGATCGTCACCTTCTTCGCCGCGTACGCCATGGCGATGCTGATGTGGCTGATGGTGTTCCTGTACGGCGTCAACGTGATGCGAAGCGTGCTGGAGGAGAAGACGAACCGCATCGTGGAGGTGCTGGTGAGCTCGATGAAGGCGAGCGACCTGATGATGGGGAAGATCCTGGGCGTCGGCCTGGTGGCGCTCCTGCAGGTGGCGATCTGGGTGGTGCTGATCGCGACGGGGCTCACCATTGCGGGGCAGCGCCTCAAGAGCGGCGGCGCGGCGAGCATCATGGCCGGGCTGAAGCTGACGCCGCAGGCGGGAATCACGTTGCTCTCCTTCTTCGTGCTGGGATTCTTTCTGTACGCCGCCGTCTTCGCGGCGATCGGCGCGGCTGTGACGACGGACCAGGAGGGGCAGCAGTTCCAGACCTTTGCCATGGTCCCGCTGATGCTGCCGGTGCTCTTCTTCCCCAAGGTCATCGGTGACCCGCTGGGCACCACCGCGACCGTGCTGGGGCTGGTTCCCTTTACCGCGCCCGTCGCCAACGCGATGCGGCTGGGGAGCACGGAGATCCCCGTGACGCAGGTGATCGCGTCGCTGGTGATGCTGGCGCTGACCACCGTGCTCGTGGTGTGGATCGCGGGGAAGATCTACCGCTTCGGCATCCTCAGCACGGGCAGGAAGGCCTCGCTGGCGGACATCGGGCGGTGGATGCGCGCCGCCTGACCTGAACTGCTGGCCTCACGCGGAGGCGCAGAGACGCAGGAGAGCTCGCGGAGCGCTCCTGCGTCTCTTTGCGTCTGCCGGTATGGGTCGTGCGGTCGCGGGGGGAATTGCGGACGAACTCCCCACAACGGAACCGCCGGTGATCGTAGACTGCCACACCCATCTGAACCGCTACTTCGACGAGCAGCCTCCCTCCGTCATCGAGCGCTACGCCCAGCTGCGCTCCGAGATGGATGCGAACGGGATCGACTTCGCGCTCGTGCTTTCCAGCTACAAGGTCAACGAAGACCGCCCCTCCACCGCCGACATCCTGCGGCTGGTGGAAGACGACCCGCGCATCGGGGTGGCGGCGGGAGTCAGCTTCTACGACCTGGGGGAGGAGAGCCTCGCGGAGCTGCGCGGGCTGCTGGGGAGCGGGCGGGTGCACGCGCTCAAGCTGTACCCGGGGTACCAGGCGTTCTACGTGTACGATCCGCAGCTTCGCGGGGTGTACGACCTGGCGGCGGAGTTCGGCGTGCCCGTCATGATCCACACGGGCGACACCTACGACCGGCTGGGGAAGCTCAAGTACACGCACCCGCTCACCATCGACGAGGCGGCGGTGGATTTCCGCGAGGTCAACTTCGTCATCTGCCACATGGGGAACCCCTGGCTGATGGACGCGGCCGAGGTGATCTACAAGAACGAGAACGTGATGGGAGACATCTCGGGCTTCACGCTGGGCGCCTTCGAGGAGCGCTTCGAGCGGCTGATGATCGATAAGGTGCGCGACGTGGTGGCGTACGCCAACGGCACCGGCGGGCTCCTCTTCGGCACCGACTGGCCGATCTGCGACATGGCGAGCTACCTCCGCTTCGTGGAGAAGCTGGGGCTGAGCGAGGAGGAATCCGAGAACCTGCTGTACAAGAACGCCGCGCGCCTCTTCCGCATCGGCCTCGCGGGTGACTCGCATGCGTGACGCCAACATCGTGGAGATTCGCGACGAGCGCGATCCGCTCGCGCGCGATGCGCTGCAGCTGATCGTGGAGATGTTTCCGCCCAGCGACCGCCAGTCCACCAGCGCCCTGCTTTCCGAGGTCGCCGAGTCGCGGATGGAGCTGCTGGAGGGGGACGGCTTCCACCTCTTCACCGCCCTCTCCGAAGAAGGGCGGCCGATGGGGACCGCGATCGGGGTGTACCTGCGGGCGGTGAACGCGGGCTTCATCCTGTACATCGCCGTGCGCCCCGAGTACCGCTCGCGCGAGGCCGCCCGCACCCTGCGCCGCGAGCTGGCGATGGCGTTCCGCGAGGACGCCGTGCGCAACGGCCGCGGCGAGCTGGCGTGGGTGATCGGCGAGATCGAGGCGGAGAGCGCCTGGCTGCGGCGGCTGGTGCGGGAGCGCAACGTGATCCTTCGACTTCACCTACTACCACCCGGGGATGTCGCCCGGCTCCGGCGACCGGGAGTACATCCTCTACCGCCAGCCCGTGGGCGACGCGCGCGAGGAGATCCCGGCGCAGCTCGTCCGCCAGATCATCTACGACATCTTCCGCCGCGCGTACCGCGTCTCGTACCCCCTGGTGCACCCCGGCTTCGCGGCCATGATCGCCGAGCTGGAGGGCCGCGACATGGTCGGCCCGCACCGGCGCACGGTGGAGTGGGGGGTGTAGGCCCATCATCTTGCGTCAACCGGCGTCCACGCTGTATCTTCCACTCAGTTGAAACTGATTCTCACCTTCAGCTTCCCCGATGGAACTCAGCAGATGCTGAAGCGTATCTTTGGCCGCAGGGACAAGGCGCCGGCCGTGGCCGCGTGTGGCGGGTGTCCGCTGGCGGCGTGCGCCACCGGGTGCAAGGCCGCCGTCCTGCGCATGGACTGCGAGCACGGCGAGGCGCACCGGCTGCGCGGGATGGGGCTCTTTGAGGGCTCTATGGTCCGCGTGCTGGACTCGCGCAACGGGATGCTGCTGGAGGTGAAGGGGTGCAAGCTGGCGCTGGGGCAGTCGCTCGCGTCGTCCATCCAGGTCCTTCCGGTCGGCTGACCCGTTGGCGAGGACGCTGGCGGAGCTCGGCCCCGGTGAGCGGGGCCGCGTCACTTCGGTGGCCGGCGACGCGGATGCGACGCGGCGGCTGATGGACATGGGGCTGATCCGCGGGACCACGGTGGAGGTGGTGCGCCGCGCCCCGCTGGGAGATCCGATGGAGGTGAAGCTGCGCGGCTTCATGCTGACCCTGCGCCGCTCCGAGGCAGAGCACATCACGGTGGAGTAGATGGAAGCGATCCAAGCCGGCGGCACGCTCGCCGCACCCCCCGCACCCTCGCCCGCCCCCGCCGCGCGCGAGGGTGCGCTGCATGTGGCGCTCATCGGCAACCCCAACACGGGGAAGAGCACGCTCTTCAACGCGCTTACCGGGATGCGGCAGCGCGTGGGCAACTACTCCGGCGTCACGGTGGAGCGGGTGGAGGGGCGCTACCGCGACGCGGACGGGCACTTCGTAACCGTGCTGGACCTTCCCGGCACCTACTCGCTGAGCGCGTCGTCGCCGGACGAGGAGATCGCGCTGGGGGTGCTGCTGGGCCGCACGCCCGGCGCCGACGCGCCCGACGTGGTGGTGGTGGTGCTGGACGCGCAGAACCTGGAACGCAACCTCTTCCTCGCCACGCAGGTGCTGGAGCTGGGGCTGCCGACCGTCGTGGCGCTGAACCAGGTGGACGCGGCGACGGCGGCCGGGCTGCGCATAGACCTGGTGGAGCTCACGCTGGAGCTGGGCGCGCCCGTGGTCGCCACCGTGGCCACCCGCGGCGAAGGGCTGGACCTGCTCAAGCAGGCGGTGGCGAAGGCGCCCGGGCTCCCCCGCCCCGGGCGCCGCTTTGCACTTCCCCCCGAAGCGGCCGATGCGCTCCAGCCGGTGGAGGCCGCGCTGGTGTCGGGCGGGCTCAACCCCTCCGCGGCGGGGATGGAGGCGCTGCGCCTGCTGGCGGTGCGGCAGCCGGGGCGGCACCTGGCGGGGATCGCGGGGCTGGCGGAGGCGGTGGAGCGCGCGCACGACGAGATCGAGGCGGCGGGGCTCTCCGCGCGCAGCCTGGAGGCCGAGGTGCGCTACGCCTGGATCGCCGAGGTCGCGGACCGCGTCGTCACGCGCGCCGGCGGCGAAGAGCGCACGCTCACCGACCGCATCGACGCAGTGGCGCTGCACAGGGTGGCCGGGCCGCTGCTCTTCGTGGTGATGATGGGACTCGTCTTCCAGTCGATCTTCACCTGGGCGGAGCCGCTGATCGGAATCGTCGAGGCGCTCGTTGGAGGGCTGGGCGGCTGGGTGGCATCGATCCTCCCCCCCGGCGACCTCAACTCGCTGGTGGTGGACGGCGCGATCGCGGGGGTGGGCTCGGTGCTCGTCTTCCTCCCGCAGATCGTCATCCTCTTCCTCTTCATCGGGTTCCTGGAAGACACCGGGTACATGGCACGCGCCGCCTTCATCATGGACCGCTTCATGAGGAGCGTGGGGCTGCACGGCAGGTCGTTCATCCCGCTCCTCTCGGGCTACGCCTGCGCGGTGCCGGGGGTGATGTCCACGCGCACCATCGAGAGCCCCAAGGACCGGCTGGCCACCATCCTGGTCCTCCCGCTGATGAGCTGTTCGGCGCGCATCCCCATCTACGCGCTCCTGATCGGCACCTTCATCCCGCCGGTCGCCGTCGCGGGCGTGTTCAACCTGCAGGGGCTCACGCTGCTGGCGATGTACCTGCTGGGGACGCTGACCGCGCTGGGCGTGGCGGCGATCTTCAAGCGGACGCTGATGCGGGGCAAGGCGCGTCCCATGATCATGGAGCTGCCGCCGTACCGAATCCCCAACCCGCGCTCGCTCCTCCTGTCGGTGGGGCACCGCTCCAGCATGTTCCTGAAGCGCGCCGGCACGGTGATCCTGGCGCTCTCCATCGTCCTCTGGGCGCTGGCGACGTACCCCAAGACCGAGGCGCCGGCCGGGGCGAGCGAGCACGCGGCGCAGGAGGCACAGCTCGCCGGGAGCACGCTGGGGATGCTGGGGCACGCCATAGAGCCCGCCGTGCGGCCGCTGGGGTACGACTGGAAGATCGGCGTGGGGATCGTCTCCTCCTTTGCGGCGCGCGAGGTGTTCGTCGCCAGCATGGGCACCATCTACGGCGTGGGCGCGGCGGACGAGGGCTCCACCTCCCTGCGCGAGAAGCTGCGCGGCGAGCGGCACGCCGGCAGCGGCGCGCTGGTGTACACGCCGCTGGTGGCGGTGGGGCTGATGGTCTTCTACGTGTACGCCATGATGTGCATGAGCACCGCCGCCGTGGTCGTGCGCGAGACGGGCGGCGGGTGGGTCGGCCTGGGATGGGCCAGCTTCCAGTTCGTCTACATGCTGGCGCTGGCGTACCTTTCCGCCCTTCTGGTGTACCAGGGCGGACGGGCGCTGGGGCTCGGATGACGGAGGTGGATCATGGCGGGTGAGCTGGTTCAGTCGGCGGCGGTGGGCGTGATCGTCCTGGGCGCGGCGGGTACGCTGGCGGTGCGCGGGTGGCGCATGCTGTCCTCCGCGCGCGGCAAGCCCGGGGACGACGCGTGCGGCAGTGGTGG
Proteins encoded:
- a CDS encoding amidohydrolase family protein — translated: MIVDCHTHLNRYFDEQPPSVIERYAQLRSEMDANGIDFALVLSSYKVNEDRPSTADILRLVEDDPRIGVAAGVSFYDLGEESLAELRGLLGSGRVHALKLYPGYQAFYVYDPQLRGVYDLAAEFGVPVMIHTGDTYDRLGKLKYTHPLTIDEAAVDFREVNFVICHMGNPWLMDAAEVIYKNENVMGDISGFTLGAFEERFERLMIDKVRDVVAYANGTGGLLFGTDWPICDMASYLRFVEKLGLSEEESENLLYKNAARLFRIGLAGDSHA
- a CDS encoding FeoA family protein, encoding MLKRIFGRRDKAPAVAACGGCPLAACATGCKAAVLRMDCEHGEAHRLRGMGLFEGSMVRVLDSRNGMLLEVKGCKLALGQSLASSIQVLPVG
- a CDS encoding FeoA family protein gives rise to the protein MARTLAELGPGERGRVTSVAGDADATRRLMDMGLIRGTTVEVVRRAPLGDPMEVKLRGFMLTLRRSEAEHITVE
- the feoB gene encoding ferrous iron transport protein B encodes the protein MEAIQAGGTLAAPPAPSPAPAAREGALHVALIGNPNTGKSTLFNALTGMRQRVGNYSGVTVERVEGRYRDADGHFVTVLDLPGTYSLSASSPDEEIALGVLLGRTPGADAPDVVVVVLDAQNLERNLFLATQVLELGLPTVVALNQVDAATAAGLRIDLVELTLELGAPVVATVATRGEGLDLLKQAVAKAPGLPRPGRRFALPPEAADALQPVEAALVSGGLNPSAAGMEALRLLAVRQPGRHLAGIAGLAEAVERAHDEIEAAGLSARSLEAEVRYAWIAEVADRVVTRAGGEERTLTDRIDAVALHRVAGPLLFVVMMGLVFQSIFTWAEPLIGIVEALVGGLGGWVASILPPGDLNSLVVDGAIAGVGSVLVFLPQIVILFLFIGFLEDTGYMARAAFIMDRFMRSVGLHGRSFIPLLSGYACAVPGVMSTRTIESPKDRLATILVLPLMSCSARIPIYALLIGTFIPPVAVAGVFNLQGLTLLAMYLLGTLTALGVAAIFKRTLMRGKARPMIMELPPYRIPNPRSLLLSVGHRSSMFLKRAGTVILALSIVLWALATYPKTEAPAGASEHAAQEAQLAGSTLGMLGHAIEPAVRPLGYDWKIGVGIVSSFAAREVFVASMGTIYGVGAADEGSTSLREKLRGERHAGSGALVYTPLVAVGLMVFYVYAMMCMSTAAVVVRETGGGWVGLGWASFQFVYMLALAYLSALLVYQGGRALGLG